The following nucleotide sequence is from Streptomyces bathyalis.
TGTTCACTGCCACCCTCTACGACCTGCTGCTGGCGCCCTTCGTCGTGCCGCTGATCATGTGGGCGGCCCGCCGCACGGAGCGCGGAGTGATCACCTCCGACGCGTCCGGCGTCGGGAGTATGGGCCGAAGTGACAAAGGCGCCTACGGCTGGCTCAGTTCGGGTACGGGACTTCAAGTCGGCGGCAGCCTCTTCGGCAAGGGCCGTAACGGCAGCACGGTGCGCAACGCGCGTAACGGCAAGGCCATCCGGATGGGCATCCAGCGGGGCAGTCTACTGGACCGGTCGTCCCGCAAAGGCAGGACCGGGAAGATCAAGGGGGTCAAGCGGCTGTGAGCAACATCCCTGAGACCGGGCGCAGTCACCGCGTCAACATCCGGCTGGTCGCCATTCAGATCCTGGTGATGTCACTGCTGCTCACCCTCGGGGGACGCCTGTGGTATCTCCAGGTGCGCAACGGCGACCAGTACCAGAAGGAGGCCGCCGGCAACCACGTGCAGCAGGTCGTGCAGCCCGCTACCCGCGGCGCGATCCTCGACTCGCGCGGCGTGCCGATCGCTGACAACGAGACGCGCCTGGTCGTCTCCGCCTCCCGCACCGAGCTGATGAAGATGGACGACAGCGGCAAGGCCGTGCTGACCAGGCTTGCCGACATCCTCGACATGACGCCGAAGACCGTGCAGGAGAAGGTCCGGCTCTGCGACGCGAAGACGCCTCAGCCGTGCTGGAACGGTTCGCCCTACCAGCCGATCCCGGTCACCGACGACGCCACGACCCAGCAGGCCCTGCAGATCCGTGAACGGGCCGAGGACTTCCCGGGCATCACCGCCGAACCCACGGCCGTACGCCGCTACCCGGCCCCCTACGGCTCCCGCACGTCGCAGGTGCTCGGCTACCTCTCGCCGGTCACCGACGAAGAGATCAGGAAGACGAAGAACACGGACTCGCCCTTCCTCTCCTCCGACGAGATCGGACGCTCCGGGATCGAGCGCACGTACGACGCCAAGCTGCGCGGCAGCTCGGGCGTGACGCGCTACGAGGTGGACAACCTGGGACGCGTCATGGGCCGGGCCAAGAGCGACAAGGCCGAGCCCGGCTCCAGCCTCGTCACGAGCATCGACTCACGCGTGCAGGCCGTCACCGAGAACGAGTTGCTGACGGCGATGAAGAACGCCCGCAAGGAGCACGACAAGAACACCAACAGGAACTACAAGGCGGACGCCGGCGCGGCCGTCGTCATGGAGAACAAGACCGGCCGGGTCGTCGCGATGGCCTCCAACCCCGAGTACGACCCGAACGAGTGGGTCGGCGGCATCTCCGGCAAGAAGTACACGAAGCTGACGGGCAAGAAGTCCAACTACCCGCTGCTCAACCGCTCCATCCAGGGCCTCTCGGCGCCCGGTTCGGTGTTCAAGGTGATCTCCACGGCCGCCGCTGTGGAGGCGGGCAACAAGTTCGGCGGCAACTACAACTGCTCGTCCTCGTACAACGTCGGTGGGCAGACCTTCAAGAACTACGAGTCCCAGAGCCACGGCACGATCGATCTGGGCCGCGCGCTGGAGGTCTCCTGCGACACCGTCTTCTATGACCTGGCCTACAAGCAGTGGCTCAAGGACGGCGGCAACAACCCGAAGAAGAACGCCGCGGACCACTTCTACAAGACGGCCCACAAGTTCGGCCTCGGTGCGAAGACGCACGTCGACCTGCCCAACGAGGTCGAAGGCCGCGTCCCGGACCGCCAGTGGAAGAAGGACTACTGGAAGGCCAACAAGGACGCCTGGTGCAAGCAGGCCAAGGACCCCAAGTCCTATGCGGACAAGATCGCCAAGGAGAACTGCGTCTCCGGCATGAAGATGCGAGCCGGTGACAGCGTCAACTACTCGATCGGGCAGGGCGACACGCTCGTCACGCCGATCCAGATGGCGACCATCTACTCGGCGATCGCCAACGGCGGCACCCTGTACAACCCCACCCTCGGCAAGGCGACCATAGGGCCGAAGGGCAAGACCATAAAGGAGATCCAGCCGAAGTCCCACGGCAAGCTGCCCGTGAAGAAGAGCCTGCTGAAGAAGATGGACAAGGCGCTCGCGGGTGTCGCCGAACGAGGCACCGCGGCCTGGCGCTTCGGTGACGCCGGCTGGCCCCAGGACAAGATCAAGATGCACGCCAAGACGGGTACGGCCGAGGTCGCGGGCAAGCAGACCACGTCCTGGTTCGCTACGTACACCAAGGACTACACGGTCGTCATGACGATCTCCCAGGGTGGTACCGGCTCGGGTGCCTCCGGCCCCGCCGTGCGCAACATCTACAACGCCATCTACGGGGTCAACGCCAGCGGCGATCTCGACGAGAAGGCCGCACTGCTGCCGCACCCCGAGGAGGGTCTCCCGAAGGTCGACAGCCACGGCAACATCGAGGCCAGGGAGGACGAGGACTTCAAGAAGCGCGCCGAACGCGCGGTGAAGGGCGCACCCGCCGGCGGAGCGGCCGGATGAGCACACACTCGTACTCCCTCAGCGGCTACGGGCCGCAGAAGAAGTCGGCGTGGGGCAGGGTCACCGCACGCGACTCAGCGGTTTGGCGGCTGGACTGGGTCATGGTGCTGGCCGGCATCGGGCTCTCCATCGTCGGCTCGCTCCTGGTCTGGTCGGCCACGCGCAACCGCACGGACCTCAACCAGGGCGACCCGTACTACTTCGTGACCCGTCACGTGCTCAGCCTCGTCGTGGGGCTGCTGCTGATGGCCGGCATGGTGTGGCTCGGCCACCGCAGGGTGCGCGGGGCGGTGCCGTTCCTCTACGGGGCGACCCTGCTGCTCGCGCTCCTCGTTCTGACCCCGCTGGGCGCGACCATCAACGGGCAGCGTGCCTGGCTCCATCTCGGCGGTGGCTTCTCGTTGCAGCCCGCCGAGTTCGTCAAGATCACCGT
It contains:
- the mrdA gene encoding penicillin-binding protein 2, encoding MSNIPETGRSHRVNIRLVAIQILVMSLLLTLGGRLWYLQVRNGDQYQKEAAGNHVQQVVQPATRGAILDSRGVPIADNETRLVVSASRTELMKMDDSGKAVLTRLADILDMTPKTVQEKVRLCDAKTPQPCWNGSPYQPIPVTDDATTQQALQIRERAEDFPGITAEPTAVRRYPAPYGSRTSQVLGYLSPVTDEEIRKTKNTDSPFLSSDEIGRSGIERTYDAKLRGSSGVTRYEVDNLGRVMGRAKSDKAEPGSSLVTSIDSRVQAVTENELLTAMKNARKEHDKNTNRNYKADAGAAVVMENKTGRVVAMASNPEYDPNEWVGGISGKKYTKLTGKKSNYPLLNRSIQGLSAPGSVFKVISTAAAVEAGNKFGGNYNCSSSYNVGGQTFKNYESQSHGTIDLGRALEVSCDTVFYDLAYKQWLKDGGNNPKKNAADHFYKTAHKFGLGAKTHVDLPNEVEGRVPDRQWKKDYWKANKDAWCKQAKDPKSYADKIAKENCVSGMKMRAGDSVNYSIGQGDTLVTPIQMATIYSAIANGGTLYNPTLGKATIGPKGKTIKEIQPKSHGKLPVKKSLLKKMDKALAGVAERGTAAWRFGDAGWPQDKIKMHAKTGTAEVAGKQTTSWFATYTKDYTVVMTISQGGTGSGASGPAVRNIYNAIYGVNASGDLDEKAALLPHPEEGLPKVDSHGNIEAREDEDFKKRAERAVKGAPAGGAAG